Proteins from a single region of Sinorhizobium alkalisoli:
- a CDS encoding type I secretion system permease/ATPase, which produces MADTPAPSLRLSASDGEKIFSAEAVTDQPQRKIDAEAAGQQLLREIDNREDVLNSTVKKIDGVLYELRGGAAASDRPGTNSANPTPSAPIGEAATASGAAARPESARQARPAPKAVPPVEAEVRPELRDQGKPRPTREADEPAPRGEKPAPETKAEAKAEVKDKTSVPGMVVIDGDRGPIKTENRSPDKGGSDGGGSDGGGNGGGGKGGGGVFHKRLGPVDFSASLKAGLKAIRQNLMIVMVFTIATNVLVLAIPVYLFQISDRVLTSRSIDTLVMLTVLIVAAVILQAVFDGIRRMILMRTAVEVAAQLGAPILSAAARASLHSNGREYQTLGDLQQLRSFLVSGTLLSFLDAPIAPFFVAAVFLIHPHLGSIVIGSSLLLLIVTVLNQKATAASFGEANSFQTRANLHLDSMSRNSQIINALAMIPETVRLWGKDMAGSLKSQVLAQDRNIAFASLSKAVRLLTQVSMLGWGANLALQGELTGGMVIAASIIAGRALGPIEGAIEGWNQVIQSRAAYGRITSLLQNSPLNFERLKLPQPEGRLDVERLLFVPQGTKRVVLNGVSFSLNPGDSLAVIGSSGAGKTTLGKMLVGSILPTSGNVRLDLMDLRNWDQRQFGENIGYLPQDVQLFPGTIKANIARMQEEASDADIYAAAKLADVHDMIALLPHGYETFVTADGSPLSGGQKQRVALARAFFGNPRMVVLDEPNSNLDSAGEVALTRALQHAREQKITVITITQRPALLSSVDKVLLLVNGTVALFGMRQDVLNALSARGMNIEGNPLAQNQLM; this is translated from the coding sequence ATGGCCGACACCCCCGCCCCGTCCCTGCGACTATCCGCAAGCGACGGCGAGAAGATTTTTTCTGCTGAGGCCGTAACGGATCAGCCACAGCGGAAGATCGATGCAGAGGCTGCCGGGCAGCAATTGCTTCGCGAGATCGATAATCGGGAGGATGTATTGAATAGCACCGTGAAGAAGATCGATGGGGTTCTCTATGAGCTTCGTGGCGGAGCCGCTGCGAGCGACCGCCCGGGCACGAATTCCGCAAACCCCACGCCGTCGGCGCCGATCGGAGAGGCCGCAACGGCATCGGGCGCAGCAGCAAGGCCCGAAAGCGCACGACAGGCACGGCCGGCCCCGAAGGCCGTTCCTCCGGTTGAAGCGGAAGTCCGGCCCGAACTGCGTGACCAGGGCAAGCCTCGGCCCACCCGGGAGGCAGATGAACCGGCCCCACGCGGGGAGAAGCCGGCCCCGGAGACCAAGGCCGAGGCGAAGGCCGAGGTGAAGGACAAGACCAGCGTGCCGGGAATGGTCGTGATCGACGGCGACCGCGGCCCGATCAAGACTGAGAACCGGTCGCCCGACAAGGGTGGTTCGGACGGCGGCGGTTCGGACGGCGGCGGCAATGGCGGCGGCGGCAAGGGTGGCGGCGGCGTCTTCCACAAGCGCCTCGGACCGGTCGATTTTTCGGCGAGTCTCAAGGCGGGCCTCAAGGCGATCCGGCAGAACCTGATGATCGTGATGGTCTTCACGATCGCCACCAATGTCCTGGTGCTCGCGATACCGGTCTATCTGTTCCAGATATCGGACCGGGTATTGACCAGTCGCTCGATCGACACGCTGGTCATGCTCACCGTCCTGATCGTCGCCGCGGTGATCCTTCAGGCGGTCTTCGACGGAATTCGCCGCATGATCCTCATGCGAACGGCAGTGGAGGTCGCCGCCCAGCTCGGCGCCCCGATCCTCAGCGCCGCAGCCAGGGCCTCGCTCCATAGCAACGGGCGCGAATACCAGACGCTGGGCGACCTGCAGCAGCTTCGCTCCTTCCTGGTCTCCGGCACGCTGCTTTCCTTCCTCGATGCGCCGATCGCGCCGTTCTTCGTCGCGGCGGTTTTCCTGATTCACCCGCATCTCGGCTCGATCGTCATTGGATCGTCCCTGCTGCTTCTCATCGTCACGGTGCTCAATCAGAAGGCGACGGCCGCGTCCTTCGGCGAGGCTAACAGTTTCCAGACGAGGGCCAATCTCCACCTCGATTCGATGTCGCGCAATTCGCAGATCATCAATGCGCTCGCGATGATCCCCGAAACTGTTCGCCTATGGGGCAAGGACATGGCCGGCTCGCTGAAGTCCCAGGTGCTGGCGCAGGACCGCAACATCGCCTTCGCCTCACTTTCCAAGGCCGTGCGGCTCCTCACCCAGGTTTCCATGCTCGGCTGGGGCGCCAACCTCGCTCTGCAGGGGGAACTCACGGGTGGCATGGTGATCGCAGCCTCGATCATCGCCGGCCGAGCGCTCGGGCCGATCGAGGGCGCGATCGAAGGCTGGAATCAGGTCATCCAGTCCCGCGCCGCCTATGGGCGCATCACCTCGCTGCTGCAGAACTCGCCGCTCAATTTCGAGCGGCTGAAGCTGCCGCAGCCGGAAGGGCGGCTCGACGTGGAACGGCTGCTTTTCGTCCCGCAAGGCACCAAGCGCGTCGTCCTCAACGGCGTGAGCTTCTCGCTGAACCCCGGCGATTCGCTCGCCGTGATCGGCAGTTCCGGCGCGGGCAAGACGACGCTCGGCAAGATGCTCGTCGGCTCCATCCTGCCGACATCCGGCAATGTCCGGCTCGACCTCATGGACCTGAGGAACTGGGACCAGCGACAGTTCGGCGAAAACATCGGCTACCTGCCGCAGGACGTCCAGCTGTTCCCGGGAACGATCAAAGCCAATATCGCGCGTATGCAGGAGGAGGCGAGCGACGCCGACATCTACGCTGCCGCCAAGCTCGCCGACGTGCACGACATGATCGCTTTGCTGCCGCACGGATACGAGACCTTCGTCACGGCCGACGGCTCGCCGCTCTCCGGCGGGCAGAAGCAGCGCGTCGCGCTTGCCCGCGCCTTTTTCGGCAATCCGCGCATGGTGGTGCTCGATGAGCCCAACTCCAATCTCGACAGTGCCGGCGAGGTCGCGCTGACGCGCGCGCTCCAGCATGCCAGGGAGCAGAAGATCACCGTAATCACCATCACCCAGCGGCCCGCCCTCCTCAGCAGCGTCGACAAGGTGCTGCTTCTGGTGAACGGCACGGTGGCCTTGTTCGGCATGCGCCAGGACGTGCTCAACGCGCTCTCCGCGCGCGGCATGAATATCGAGGGCAACCCTCTTGCCCAGAACCAGCTGATGTAG
- a CDS encoding class I SAM-dependent methyltransferase, with translation MTQIQILFDGESLITPESITTELSPAKTAQHEKQLETGKAELALVLSIARQQVEQGRDPAAILHQLIGALHGMRGKFDPSVWQELVPLVQNHPLADFFHEDPFTRWSFEKPRGYSGDAQLIDFIYSHPSTSEAIEKASPLGRALYKYTSNAPSSVAVRERRDLLTRHVDAVASERGGETEVLTIAAGHLREADRSVALKEGRIKRWVALDQDPLSVGSIARDFNGTCIEAIDGSVRGLLTRGYDLGQFDFIYAAGLYDYLADKVAVKLTQKCLEMLKPNGVFLFANFADEISDDGYMETLMNWALLLRSESDMWRIINASVDRNRFDARVEFGENRNIIYGILQKRP, from the coding sequence GTGACCCAAATTCAGATTCTTTTCGACGGCGAAAGCCTGATCACCCCTGAGTCCATCACAACCGAACTGTCTCCCGCCAAAACGGCCCAGCACGAGAAGCAACTCGAAACCGGCAAGGCCGAGCTCGCGCTCGTGCTGTCGATCGCGCGCCAGCAGGTCGAGCAGGGGCGGGACCCGGCCGCCATCCTTCACCAGTTGATCGGCGCGCTTCACGGCATGCGCGGCAAATTCGATCCGAGCGTCTGGCAGGAGCTCGTGCCGCTGGTGCAGAACCATCCGCTCGCGGATTTCTTTCACGAGGATCCCTTCACCCGTTGGTCCTTCGAGAAACCGCGCGGCTATTCCGGCGACGCGCAATTGATCGATTTCATCTATAGTCATCCGAGCACCTCGGAAGCGATCGAAAAGGCCTCGCCGCTTGGGCGCGCCCTTTACAAGTACACCAGCAATGCGCCGTCCTCTGTTGCCGTTCGCGAAAGGCGCGATCTCCTGACCCGGCATGTCGATGCGGTGGCGAGCGAGCGGGGCGGCGAAACGGAAGTCCTCACGATCGCCGCCGGTCATCTGCGGGAGGCTGACCGCTCCGTCGCCCTCAAAGAGGGGCGGATCAAACGCTGGGTGGCGCTCGACCAGGACCCCTTGAGCGTCGGCTCCATCGCGCGCGACTTCAACGGAACCTGCATCGAAGCGATCGACGGGTCGGTTCGCGGTCTGCTCACCAGGGGATACGACCTCGGCCAGTTCGACTTCATCTACGCTGCCGGTCTCTACGACTATCTCGCCGACAAGGTGGCGGTGAAGCTGACGCAGAAGTGCCTTGAAATGCTGAAGCCCAACGGCGTGTTTCTGTTCGCCAATTTCGCCGACGAGATCAGCGACGACGGCTACATGGAGACTCTCATGAACTGGGCACTGCTGCTGCGTTCGGAGAGCGACATGTGGAGGATCATCAATGCGAGCGTCGACCGCAACAGGTTCGATGCGCGCGTGGAATTCGGTGAAAACCGCAACATCATCTACGGCATTCTGCAAAAGCGTCCGTGA
- a CDS encoding tetratricopeptide repeat protein: protein MRVDIIEHVDGFEKIRRDWERLYHEDPEAHAGLSWERLRKHFSRAGRWSVLALGDEQSGEGYCAFLPFEVKTYLDESSGLFCDEILMLGNCDTGRSGMLCTPVLEGDAVDVCAGCIGMENWARMKMEWLEPVSPRLERLLRAFATERFLCEEAGGVTCPGQGDRYHSLLISTRSGRNLRGCLNRRSIDFVFERAMDLHARGEFDRAEAAYHQVARSAPRHIHARYALAQLCCDRGDYAEAEQIYRGLLSLMPQGDRILHRLGDAQMGQALYRDASETFENLLGRHPHLGVIRYKLAVCLLAAGQREAAIAVFESFEDVVSDDPDHMRCKAKSREALWYLGTLADSQSRHADGQTPEGAEEARHPSPAVRRANPLGLAKPLLRPSLPRGVSTHLHARASLYGGFGSRLKH from the coding sequence ATGAGAGTAGATATTATTGAACACGTTGACGGTTTCGAAAAAATTCGCCGGGACTGGGAGCGACTATATCACGAAGATCCCGAGGCTCATGCCGGCCTGTCCTGGGAACGGCTGCGCAAACACTTTTCGCGCGCAGGGCGATGGTCTGTCCTGGCGCTGGGCGACGAGCAATCCGGCGAAGGGTATTGCGCGTTCCTGCCCTTTGAAGTGAAGACTTATCTCGACGAGAGCAGCGGGCTCTTCTGCGACGAGATCCTGATGCTCGGCAATTGCGACACCGGCCGCAGCGGCATGCTCTGCACGCCGGTGCTCGAGGGCGACGCAGTGGACGTCTGCGCCGGTTGCATCGGCATGGAGAACTGGGCGCGCATGAAAATGGAATGGCTCGAGCCTGTCTCCCCCCGGCTCGAACGATTGCTTCGGGCTTTTGCCACCGAGCGCTTCCTCTGCGAAGAAGCTGGCGGCGTCACGTGCCCCGGCCAAGGCGATCGCTATCACTCTCTGCTCATAAGCACGCGAAGCGGCCGCAATCTGCGCGGCTGCCTCAATCGCCGCAGCATCGATTTCGTCTTCGAACGTGCCATGGACCTGCACGCCCGAGGAGAGTTCGACCGGGCGGAGGCGGCTTATCATCAAGTGGCCAGATCGGCGCCCCGGCATATCCACGCCCGCTACGCGCTGGCGCAACTGTGCTGCGACAGGGGTGACTATGCCGAGGCGGAGCAGATCTATCGCGGACTGCTTTCCCTCATGCCGCAGGGCGACCGGATCCTGCATCGGCTCGGCGACGCGCAGATGGGGCAGGCGCTATACCGCGACGCGAGCGAAACTTTCGAGAACCTGCTCGGTCGCCATCCGCACCTTGGCGTGATCCGCTACAAGCTGGCCGTGTGCCTGCTAGCAGCAGGGCAGAGGGAGGCGGCGATTGCCGTCTTCGAAAGTTTTGAAGACGTCGTGTCCGATGATCCGGATCACATGCGGTGCAAGGCGAAATCACGCGAGGCGCTATGGTATCTCGGCACATTGGCGGACTCGCAAAGCCGGCACGCCGATGGCCAGACGCCGGAAGGAGCGGAAGAGGCCCGCCACCCTTCGCCCGCCGTAAGGCGCGCGAATCCGCTCGGCCTCGCCAAGCCGCTTCTCAGGCCTTCACTGCCCCGGGGCGTTTCGACGCATCTGCATGCAAGGGCGTCGCTTTACGGAGGCTTCGGCTCGAGACTGAAGCATTGA
- a CDS encoding putative bifunctional diguanylate cyclase/phosphodiesterase, with amino-acid sequence MKHTLTDMIEVDLDNDPPRPASSELLSLYHEEGEGARKQATRQGFWTAVGVYLLFSVTDVLLVPDVAALTIGARFTISIVALIILETQYRLNATANSIDCTAAAALVVAYAGWLYPAMMTSDTESISYYMVFGAIFMMSVNLFFSFRFRLSLFASITILLIFFAAVLSFPPAEVSYRLAFGTFNVSCFIFTSYVNWKLNRERYKVFLNAVEARIQHKEASERGKALLRLSHTDSLTGLNNRRAVDQTLRDYWSDWQRRGKSFAAILIDVDFFKKYNDYYGHQEGDRCLVLVANALKGSIEACNGSIGRYGGEEFIVLAHMQTGEEAAELAETIRRNVEGLALPHQERRDGMSVVTVSVGAAFTRNQTGSKLERLIHEADRALYSAKASGRNCARLFDPSDPLTSDESENIAALLKIAIDQDLVSMVYQPICNVASGRIDAVEALMRLKMLDGTAVPPSLFIPIAERTGVILELGRWAIRTVCREILAVDRVPVVSVNVSPIQLKSPGFAASVAAILGETGVAGARLALEITEGLEMEMHSDVLRCISDLKTLGVRIWLDDFGTGFAGLSWLRLIDFDTVKIDRSFLHDCDTSRGKAMLRDIIGLVRNRGHKILVEGVETEDQMGLMRQFRIDQVQGFHVGRPKLAENLRLKAAAGAQLTRA; translated from the coding sequence ATGAAGCACACGTTGACCGATATGATTGAAGTCGATCTCGATAATGACCCGCCGAGACCGGCCTCGAGCGAATTGCTGAGCCTCTATCACGAGGAAGGCGAAGGTGCGCGCAAACAGGCGACCAGACAGGGGTTCTGGACGGCCGTCGGCGTCTATCTCCTGTTTTCGGTGACGGATGTGCTGCTGGTGCCGGACGTCGCCGCTTTGACGATCGGGGCCCGTTTCACGATTTCGATCGTTGCGCTCATTATCCTCGAAACACAGTACCGCCTGAACGCCACCGCGAATTCGATCGATTGCACCGCCGCGGCCGCACTGGTCGTCGCCTATGCGGGTTGGCTCTATCCGGCGATGATGACGTCGGACACCGAAAGCATTTCCTACTATATGGTCTTCGGCGCCATCTTCATGATGAGTGTCAACCTGTTCTTCAGCTTCAGGTTTCGACTGTCCCTCTTCGCATCGATAACGATACTTCTGATCTTCTTTGCCGCGGTTCTGTCTTTCCCCCCCGCGGAGGTTTCCTATCGGCTCGCATTCGGCACCTTCAACGTCTCCTGCTTCATCTTCACCTCCTATGTGAACTGGAAGCTCAACCGGGAGCGCTACAAGGTCTTCCTCAATGCCGTCGAGGCGAGAATCCAGCACAAGGAGGCGTCGGAGCGCGGAAAGGCGCTGCTGCGGCTGTCGCACACCGATTCGCTGACCGGTCTCAACAACCGCCGCGCCGTGGACCAGACGCTGCGGGACTATTGGAGCGACTGGCAGAGGCGCGGAAAGAGCTTTGCAGCAATCCTCATCGATGTCGATTTCTTCAAGAAATATAACGACTACTACGGCCACCAGGAAGGGGACCGCTGCCTTGTCCTGGTCGCCAATGCCCTGAAGGGATCGATAGAGGCCTGCAACGGCTCCATCGGCCGCTACGGCGGCGAGGAGTTCATCGTGCTTGCGCATATGCAGACAGGCGAAGAGGCCGCCGAGCTCGCGGAAACCATTCGCCGCAACGTCGAAGGCCTGGCCCTGCCGCATCAGGAGCGGCGCGACGGCATGTCCGTCGTCACCGTCAGCGTCGGCGCCGCCTTCACCCGCAACCAGACGGGTTCGAAGCTCGAGAGGCTTATCCACGAGGCCGACCGCGCGCTCTATAGCGCCAAGGCAAGCGGCCGCAACTGCGCGCGCCTATTCGACCCCAGCGATCCCCTGACCAGCGACGAGAGCGAGAACATCGCGGCACTGCTGAAGATCGCGATCGATCAGGATCTCGTCTCGATGGTCTACCAACCGATCTGCAACGTCGCGTCCGGCAGAATCGACGCCGTCGAGGCGCTGATGCGGCTCAAGATGCTCGACGGTACCGCCGTCCCACCCAGCCTTTTCATCCCGATCGCCGAACGCACCGGCGTCATCCTGGAACTCGGACGCTGGGCGATAAGGACCGTTTGCCGCGAAATCCTCGCGGTCGATCGCGTTCCGGTCGTCAGCGTCAATGTCTCTCCGATCCAGTTGAAATCGCCCGGCTTCGCCGCTTCCGTCGCGGCAATTCTAGGTGAAACCGGAGTCGCCGGAGCCCGGCTGGCGCTCGAAATCACCGAGGGGCTGGAGATGGAAATGCATTCGGACGTCCTGCGCTGCATCAGCGACCTGAAGACCCTGGGCGTCCGCATCTGGCTCGACGATTTCGGCACCGGCTTCGCCGGCCTGTCATGGCTGCGGCTGATCGATTTCGACACGGTGAAGATCGACCGTTCGTTCCTTCACGATTGCGACACCTCGAGGGGCAAGGCGATGCTGAGGGATATTATCGGTCTCGTGCGAAACCGCGGCCACAAGATCCTCGTCGAAGGCGTGGAAACCGAGGACCAGATGGGGCTCATGCGGCAGTTCCGCATAGACCAGGTCCAGGGCTTCCATGTGGGCCGCCCGAAGCTGGCGGAGAATCTCCGGCTGAAGGCCGCCGCAGGCGCCCAACTGACGCGGGCATGA
- a CDS encoding type I secretion protein: MTLHFDKATEAIAHFIGLFEIKIEELRLREAHEEFTASRQDERAPPELPFVPVNVKAPYDLGEFNPDVPYKPLAPELVGLVSWSHVGPLPPTFSAPGDMAALAKPGLLPQHWSTAKSSSQKFDFDIDPPGSVALYTSQYIRLSDSDFVSIGGHGLNFELRIDNSAMLAGLIETARQVSPLADAEEPGSPDAALTFIDTASQQLDAHSAESGGEHGLFVAKSETLEGTYVNGELVDEAPRLEDYLPEPDETAADTPTLSSQASGSFAASEGPVAAGASVELEAGGNTLVNSVVLTNNWLQSHVLAVAGDHVELNVIVQINAWCDSDLVSPALNDWKLIAENPTQAFNVAMFKHLDPSPAEAGHAGNGDFPKVWAITEIKGDLLIMNWLEQFTFMTDEDVAILSCAGSTTSIIAGGNTAVNNISLAELGSYYDLIFVGGHVYDANIIQQLNILFDNDLVGAVDGFGTSGEGSVSTGGNLLWNYAGIVEAGGAMSVKPMPQSYLDALDKLANGKKSLSNDVLQDDVFAGMNGLKVLYISGNLVNLNYVKQTTILGDSDQVALAKSALMTGSDGDWSISTGSNVLVNHAGILDVDTGATIYAGGGAYSDEVLIQAELITDEPYLGGQDPDALVNEAVAFLGDDMMAPDPGPQPMEHGQSDFGRSHNDRTDKGPSDHASPHIDADPMHSMLA; encoded by the coding sequence ATGACCTTGCATTTCGACAAGGCCACCGAGGCCATAGCCCATTTCATCGGACTGTTTGAAATCAAGATCGAGGAGCTTCGGCTGCGCGAGGCCCACGAGGAGTTCACGGCATCCCGGCAAGACGAGCGGGCCCCGCCGGAACTTCCTTTCGTGCCGGTCAATGTAAAGGCGCCGTACGATCTCGGCGAGTTCAACCCGGACGTTCCCTATAAGCCGCTCGCGCCGGAACTGGTGGGGTTGGTGTCCTGGTCGCATGTCGGGCCGCTCCCGCCGACATTCTCCGCACCCGGCGACATGGCAGCCCTCGCCAAACCCGGGCTCCTCCCCCAGCACTGGTCGACCGCCAAGTCGTCGTCGCAGAAATTTGACTTCGACATCGATCCGCCGGGGTCGGTCGCCTTATACACCTCCCAATACATACGGCTTTCGGACAGTGATTTCGTCAGCATCGGCGGCCACGGGTTGAATTTCGAGCTGCGGATCGACAACAGCGCGATGCTGGCCGGGCTTATCGAGACCGCACGGCAAGTTTCCCCCCTCGCGGACGCGGAGGAGCCTGGCTCCCCGGACGCGGCTCTCACCTTCATCGACACCGCATCGCAGCAGCTGGACGCCCATTCCGCAGAGAGCGGCGGCGAGCACGGCCTGTTCGTGGCCAAGTCCGAGACGCTCGAAGGCACCTACGTCAATGGTGAACTCGTCGACGAAGCGCCGCGCCTCGAAGACTACCTTCCTGAACCGGACGAGACGGCCGCCGACACACCGACCCTATCCTCACAGGCCAGCGGATCCTTCGCTGCGAGCGAAGGTCCGGTGGCGGCAGGGGCTTCGGTCGAGCTGGAGGCCGGCGGCAATACCCTGGTCAATTCCGTCGTGCTGACGAACAACTGGCTGCAATCGCATGTCCTGGCCGTTGCCGGCGATCATGTCGAACTCAATGTGATCGTCCAGATCAACGCCTGGTGCGACAGCGATCTCGTAAGCCCTGCCCTCAACGACTGGAAGCTGATTGCGGAGAATCCGACCCAGGCCTTCAACGTCGCGATGTTCAAGCATCTGGATCCCTCGCCCGCGGAAGCGGGGCACGCCGGCAACGGCGACTTTCCCAAGGTCTGGGCGATCACGGAGATCAAGGGCGACCTCCTGATCATGAACTGGCTCGAGCAATTCACCTTCATGACGGATGAGGACGTCGCCATTCTGTCATGCGCTGGCTCGACGACCTCGATCATTGCCGGCGGCAACACCGCGGTCAATAATATCTCGCTCGCCGAACTGGGCTCGTACTACGATCTCATCTTCGTCGGCGGGCATGTCTACGACGCCAACATCATCCAGCAGCTGAATATTCTCTTCGACAACGACCTGGTCGGCGCCGTCGACGGCTTCGGAACGAGCGGGGAAGGATCCGTATCCACGGGCGGCAATCTGCTCTGGAACTATGCGGGTATCGTGGAAGCCGGTGGCGCGATGAGCGTCAAGCCGATGCCGCAGTCCTATCTCGATGCCCTCGACAAGCTGGCGAACGGCAAGAAGTCGCTCTCGAACGATGTCCTCCAGGATGACGTTTTCGCCGGCATGAATGGGCTGAAGGTGCTCTATATTTCGGGCAACCTCGTCAATCTCAACTACGTCAAGCAAACGACCATTCTCGGAGACAGCGACCAGGTCGCCTTGGCGAAAAGTGCTCTGATGACCGGTTCCGACGGGGACTGGTCGATCTCGACCGGCTCGAATGTCCTTGTCAACCATGCGGGAATTCTCGACGTCGATACAGGCGCGACGATCTATGCCGGCGGCGGCGCCTATTCCGACGAAGTTCTCATCCAGGCCGAGTTGATCACCGACGAGCCCTACCTCGGCGGCCAGGATCCCGATGCGCTGGTGAACGAAGCGGTCGCCTTTCTCGGCGACGACATGATGGCTCCCGACCCCGGGCCACAGCCGATGGAGCACGGGCAGTCGGACTTCGGGCGATCTCACAATGACAGGACGGACAAGGGACCGTCCGATCATGCCTCGCCCCATATCGATGCCGATCCCATGCACAGCATGCTTGCCTGA
- a CDS encoding tetratricopeptide repeat protein, whose translation MIALQVGSRIACLTSLLAVGIFLAGCQSAAFDDVAAFGDSAKTLEDDSAVAFYKNDELITKGKLQFKEKNYGKSYAIYKRAVAVFPQDPAAWLGFAASADMIARFDTADRAYVQLSKMIGNTPVYYNNLGYSHLLRGDLPKARRYFLKAYELDPANETTATNLELMKNSVKYAQR comes from the coding sequence ATGATCGCATTGCAGGTTGGATCACGAATCGCATGCCTTACGTCGCTGCTGGCCGTCGGAATTTTCCTGGCGGGATGCCAGTCCGCCGCTTTCGACGACGTGGCCGCATTCGGCGATAGCGCCAAGACGCTGGAGGACGACTCGGCGGTCGCATTTTACAAGAACGATGAGCTGATCACGAAGGGCAAGCTACAGTTCAAAGAAAAGAACTACGGCAAGTCCTACGCCATCTACAAGCGCGCGGTGGCGGTATTCCCTCAGGATCCGGCCGCCTGGCTCGGCTTTGCCGCCTCTGCGGACATGATCGCCCGGTTCGACACGGCGGACAGAGCCTATGTGCAGCTCTCGAAGATGATCGGCAATACCCCGGTCTATTACAACAACCTCGGCTACTCCCATCTTCTGCGCGGCGACCTGCCGAAGGCGCGTCGTTATTTCCTCAAGGCCTATGAGCTCGACCCCGCAAACGAGACCACTGCGACCAACCTCGAATTGATGAAGAACAGCGTGAAGTACGCCCAGCGCTGA
- a CDS encoding HlyD family type I secretion periplasmic adaptor subunit → MAHTVKIHDLEWYSEVPRAIWRQTLIGLVLMAVTFGGFSLWAFTAPLAAAVIAQGSFVATGQNKIIQHLEGGIIEEILVSEGDHVVADQPLVRLDETAALANERQLFLRQARLEAIVARLTAQIQGADSIVLPDILSRHVQDPEVRPIVDSQELNFRAWKSKLDSEIELFRQNIEGFRFRAEGYTQQLRAVRRQLTLLQEEHAGKQTLLAKNLIRKTEIKSIQRAIADAEGQIGRLMAEISETGAQILKQEHQMRQTEGSYREAALEELQKVEAELDTVREQLRGAANVLRRATINAPVTGTVVRLHYHTPGGVIESGKPIMEILPSDVPLIIEAQILRTEIDSVKVGQDATVRLTALNQRTTPVLNGEVFYVSADSIPDSANTSQSREVYLARVNLPVSELSRVRGFAPTPGMPAEILIQTAERTFFDYLTKPIRDSMARAFMER, encoded by the coding sequence ATGGCGCACACAGTCAAAATTCACGACCTCGAGTGGTATTCTGAGGTTCCGCGCGCGATCTGGCGGCAGACCCTGATCGGGCTCGTATTGATGGCGGTCACGTTCGGAGGCTTCAGCCTGTGGGCCTTTACCGCGCCGCTGGCTGCGGCCGTCATCGCCCAGGGAAGCTTCGTCGCAACCGGGCAGAACAAGATCATCCAGCATCTTGAAGGCGGGATCATCGAGGAGATCCTGGTGAGCGAGGGCGACCATGTGGTGGCGGACCAGCCGCTTGTGCGCCTGGACGAGACGGCGGCGCTCGCCAATGAACGCCAACTCTTTCTGCGACAGGCGAGGCTCGAGGCGATCGTCGCCCGCCTTACGGCCCAGATCCAGGGCGCCGATTCAATCGTCCTGCCGGACATTCTCTCGCGGCATGTGCAGGATCCGGAGGTTCGGCCGATCGTCGACAGCCAGGAGCTCAACTTCCGGGCCTGGAAGAGCAAGCTCGACAGCGAAATCGAACTGTTCCGGCAGAACATCGAAGGGTTCCGGTTCCGCGCCGAAGGTTACACCCAGCAACTCAGGGCAGTTCGCCGGCAACTCACTCTTCTTCAGGAGGAACATGCCGGCAAGCAGACGCTGCTGGCGAAGAACCTGATCCGCAAGACCGAGATCAAGTCGATCCAGCGGGCGATCGCCGACGCCGAGGGGCAGATCGGCAGACTCATGGCCGAGATTTCGGAAACCGGAGCGCAGATCCTGAAACAGGAACATCAGATGCGGCAGACGGAAGGAAGCTATCGCGAGGCGGCGCTCGAGGAATTGCAGAAGGTGGAGGCCGAGCTGGACACGGTGCGCGAGCAATTGAGAGGCGCCGCGAACGTCCTTCGTCGCGCCACCATCAATGCGCCGGTCACCGGTACGGTGGTGCGGCTCCACTACCATACGCCTGGCGGCGTCATCGAGAGCGGCAAGCCGATCATGGAAATCCTGCCGTCGGACGTCCCGCTCATCATCGAGGCGCAGATCCTGCGCACCGAGATCGACAGCGTGAAGGTCGGCCAGGACGCCACCGTGCGGCTGACGGCGCTCAACCAGCGCACGACGCCGGTGCTGAACGGCGAAGTCTTCTATGTCTCCGCCGACTCCATTCCCGACTCGGCAAACACAAGCCAGTCGCGCGAAGTCTATCTTGCCAGGGTCAACCTTCCGGTCAGCGAGCTCTCGCGGGTGCGCGGCTTTGCACCGACCCCCGGCATGCCGGCAGAGATCCTGATCCAGACGGCCGAGCGCACCTTCTTCGACTACCTGACGAAGCCGATTCGGGACAGCATGGCGCGGGCTTTCATGGAACGCTGA
- a CDS encoding GIY-YIG nuclease family protein: protein MAGYVYIVTNQKRGTLYIGVTSNLERRIFEHREGMTPGFASKYGCDRLVWYEEHLQIGTAIQREKSLKRWYRQWKIELIEKMNPGWRDLYFELW, encoded by the coding sequence ATGGCCGGATATGTTTACATCGTCACGAATCAGAAGAGAGGAACGCTCTATATTGGCGTCACCTCCAATCTCGAGCGCCGCATCTTTGAGCATCGGGAGGGCATGACGCCCGGCTTCGCGTCGAAATACGGATGCGACCGGCTCGTCTGGTATGAGGAACATCTGCAGATCGGCACTGCCATCCAGCGCGAGAAATCGCTCAAACGATGGTACCGGCAATGGAAGATCGAACTCATCGAGAAGATGAATCCGGGCTGGCGGGACCTCTATTTCGAGCTTTGGTAG